The window CCCCGTCAGCTGTTCATGGGGCTTCGGTTTCTGCCGCATACGGTTCATAATCTTTCCGGTCACTTCCGGCTCCAGCACCGACTGACCTTCGTATGTAGCTCTGATTGCTTTTGCTATTTCACTCGCCTTTGACGTTTTCAGCATATAACTTGTTGCTCCTGCTTCGAGGGCCGGGTAGACCTTCTCATCATCAAGAAAGCTGGTCACGATAATGATTTTCGCCTCCGGCCAGGCTTGAACGATCTGTCTTGTCGCTTCGATCCCGTCCATTTCCTTCATCACAAGATCCATCAGAATCACGTCAGGTCTGATATCAAGTGCAAGCGTGACTGCTTCTTTTCCATCATCAGCTTCTGCAACTACATCAATGTCCTTTTGGGCGGACAAATAGGAGGACACGCCGATACGAACCATTTCATGATCATCCACAAACAACACTCTGATCATTTTCTTTCTCCTCCTTTTGCATAAGGGACTTTTACTTCATAATAGCTTCCTTCCCCGGCAACACTGACAATTTTCAGGTCGCCTCCGATTGCTTCGGCCCGTTCTTTCATATTCGTCAGCCCGTAAGAGCTTTTCTCTGCCGCCTTATCAACGTCAAACCCGATGCCATTGTCAGTTACACGCAGAATCACATAATCGTCCCGGCTCACACAGAGCACTGTCATTTTATCGGCTTTTGCATGGCGGAGAATGTTGGAGACGGCCTCCTGGAGAATCCGGAACAGGTGATCCTCCACCCCTTTTTCAAGTTCGAGAGGCTCTGCTTTGACCTGGATCTTCAGTGGTACTTTTTCCTTCAGCTCCGAAAGAAGTTCTTTTACGCCTTCTTCCAGGGTTTTATTTTTAAGAGCCACCGGCCTCAGGTGAAGTAAAAGCGCCCGCATTTCCAGCTGGGACTGCTCAATCATCCTGCCGACCATCGCCAGCTGCTTTTTCATCGTGTCGTCCTCCGGGGGCCTCGTTTCATTGATTGTCGCCATCATCATGGAAGCGGCAAACAGCTGCTGGCTGACGGAATCGTGGAGTTCCCTGGCAAGCCTGGTCCGCTCTTCGGCCACCACTTCCTGAAGACTTCTTTCCCGTTCGCTTGCGTGTTCCGTTACAAGCCGCTGGGCTGTCTTTGTCTGCTCGGCAATTTTATGTTCGAGTGCGGTCAGACTTTTTTCGATTTCCTTCAATTCGAGAAGCGGCTCCTCCTCAAGACCCGTTCTCTTCTTCCCCTTTGAGACGGCTTCCACCTGATTGCGAATGGCTGTAAGTTTGTTTTTACTGTAACTTCCAGCCAATAGACCAGCTGTGATGCCTGCCAGGACCGTCACGGTCAACAGAAAGTAAATAAACGGGAGGTCAAAAACGCGCTGCTCCCAGAGCATGGACCACGATTCGAGAGGAAAGGAAAAGAAGATGGTCACACTTACAACAAGACTGAAAACCATGGCAGCTGTAAAGGTGATGAGGCCTGTTCTGAACATCACATTCATGTCCTCTTCACCTCACATTCCCCCGACCAGACAGAGGTGACGATCCGGATCCGCGGCTTTTCCGTCTGAAACCCGCTCGTCTCGTAAAACACCTGCTGGTTAAAGCGCCGGTCTGATCTCTGGTCAAAGACCGTTAGGCCCCCGAACAGCGCTGTATGGTGAACAGCCACTTCCACCTCGTACGGCACGTGTATGGTCAGGTTGCCAATCCCGTGCCGGATCATAATCACCCCGTCCTCCGGTACGACCGTATTCCCAAGATCCACGATCCGATCGCCGACGCCCCCGAGAATATTAACATCCCGCCACGAATAAGGAGATTCGTTTGTTTTTTCCATGCCGGTCAGGCGGTTCTTCATGAGGGGGCGCACGTGGAGAAAGTCCCCCTGTCTTTTTGTTTCTCCTGCGGATTCAGGTGTAATCGTTTCCGGTTCCATTCTCGACTGATAAAAACGGTAAAGCAGCAGGGCTGCCATTGCGATGATGATAAACCTTACCGCCATCAGGTTCAGGACAGTCAGAATAAACATGACGAGCCCGACCCAGAATAGAAGCTTTCCAATCAGGCGATGATACCATCGCCGGCCGAGGAAGATCATGAACACCTGAAGAACCAGGGAAAACAGAAAGCCCGGTCCAAAGAACAAAGCTTCCCCTAAAAGGAGGACAAGCCCGATCAGAAAAATCCAGTTGAACATTCTCGTTGATATCTGGTTAAACACGGGGCGCCCTCCTTCCTTTTTGGCTCTGCTGTGCAGAGCATTATGTATGAAGAGGCCGGGAAATAAATGTTTGTCCGGAGGCTCATCCAACCATTTTCATTCTTTCCCGGCCTTGCTTACCTTTTTCGCACACGAACTCATTTTACCATGATTTAACGGTTCTTTTCTTTTTCTGCCTGTTCGATCAGTTTCTGTTCGATTTCAGCAAGCTTGGAATCAAAAGTGTTCTTGTGGTAATCACGGTTTACCCGCTGTTCCAGGTTCTCGATATACTGCTCCATATCTCCAAAACGGGAGAAGGAACGCTCACCTGATTCAGAGGTAACTTTACTCATTTTATAACTTGCTCTGGCGGCATTTTCCCGGCCCATCAGTTCCATTTGCCTGACTCGCATATCCTTGAGTCTATGCTTCATGTCCTCGTACTGCTGTTCGAGTTTTTCAAGCTGGAATTCGGCGTCCTGCCTGGCTTTTTCCAGTCTTTCTGCTCTCTGACTGTATTCCTCCCATTCACGGGCAGCAAATCCTGCATACTCTTCTTCGCCCGCACGCTCGGCAACTTCTTTCTGATGCTGGCGCCTCTCGGCCATTTCAGCCGCTTCTGTATGCTCCCTTACAAATTCCTCTTTCAGCCTGTGCTGGCGCTCAACAAGCTGCCGCACCTTTTCTGTTTCTTTTTCACTCTGCCTCAGGTAGTGATTCAGGGCAGCAATCGGATTGCCCGCTTCCTTTTTATCCATCATGCCGTGCAGATCTGCCGATACGGCGTCTTTGATTCGTGTAAACAGTGTGGTCATTGTTCAGTCTCTCCTTTTTGTTCAGTTTTCTACGGATCCCTGATCCGGATTCAGCGGTTCATATCTGCCCACTGCTTTTCAAAGCTTGTGAACGGGTCTTCTTCTTCCGATGGCTTATTAAGGACCGTGTCACGGTCACTGTTCCAGTTATTCCAGATGAAGTAGAGAGCCGCAAGTGCGGCCAGTCCAATCACTGAAAATGAATTGGCGACACCGATACTTACAACAATCAGTCCGGCAATGACCCACCAGACCTTCCCTGCTGTTGAAACGGTTTTTACGAACTGGTTAAAAATGATGTAGGTGAGCCAGACGGAAACTGCCAGCAGAATCATCGGCCCGAGGTTGGCCAGAAGAACAGCCAGTGCCACAAGACCGGCACAAAACAGTAAAAACTTTTTCATCACTCGTTCCTCCTTTCCTGATCTCTGTCTTAATCGTACCGGTAAACGTAAAACGGCATAATGGCCCCCGGCTTTATTTTCACTAGGTCCCGAGGCGTATACAGGAGCAGGCCTGACCCGTGGCGGGCTTCTGGATCAGGATGGCGGACAGTGTTCTCCATCACTTTCCTTCACACGACAAATCCCGCAAGTTAATTAAACGTTTATTTAACCTGCAAAGATTGGCGGATCAGAGACGATTTGTGTGATTTTTGCTTTAATAAATAGGCTCTGTTAAAGTATGGTGTTGATTTCCGCTCACTGCGCTCCCTTTCCGCGGGCACCGCTTCAGCCTCCTCGGGAGGATCGCCCTGCGGGGTCTTCAGCCGGTGCTGTTCCCGCAGGAGTGTCGCGCGCTCGCTTCAATCAACAACGATAGAAAAATATCAAAATTAAGCTTTAACAGTGCCAATAAATAAAAAAAACACAGCCTGCGGTCATTGCCGCTATGGCTGTGTCTGACTACTATGCTGTTAATCTTCCTGCGGCGGGTCGCTTCCGTTGAAAACGTTCAGTACTTCTCCCATGAACGACTTGGTTTCATACCAGATCCAGCTGAGAACCCGGTTCACTTCATTAACTTCTCCAGCTACGTGTCCCGCCGACGCCAGATACTGGTCACCGTTGATCACCGTTACATTGCCGAGGACTTCGCCTTCCACTTCAATGTCACCGTTACGAACGATTAGATTTCCTTCAATTGTTTCTCCTTCAGGGACAATAACAACATTTCGTTCTTCGTCTATATGGAAATTCCCCTGTCCCTGCACCGTTATTTGAGAACCGCCGCCACCGCTCCAGAAGGAGGATACACTTGTGACGAACAACAGCATAAATACGGCCGCTGCCAGGAAATAGGGATGTCTTCTCATCCAGGTCTTCCATTTGTTTGATTTCGACTGCTGCGGAAGCCTGCTCATGACGCCCGCCGTAAAGTCCGGCGGTGCTTCCACATGCGATGTACTCTGCACGATCGCAATCGTTTTTCTAAGCTCTCGCAGATGCTTTTCGCAGTCTTCGCAGCCCATTAAATGCTGCTCAAACTGCTTTTTTTCCAGGAGCGTCATCTCTTCATCCAGATATTTATGAAGTAAATCAGTTTTTGTTTTTTCGCATGCCATCTGTTCATGCACCCCTTTCTCCTACGAATTCCGGAGACGCTTTCTCAGCGCTTCTCTTCCCCGGTGAATTCTCGTCTTGACCGTCGCAACAGGGAGATTCAGAATTTCCCCGATCTCCTTAAGCGACAGATCCTCCAGATACTTCAGGATGATCGCCGAACGATACTTCGGCGGCAGCTCGGAAATTTCATTCTGGATCCATTCCTGCATCTCATACTGAACCACTTTATCCTCCGGCAGTTCCTCATCCGCCGCAATCTGGGAATAGTAATTCAGATCCTCCGTTCCCCCTACGGGATCGTCGAGATGAAAATCCGGCTTCTTCTTACGTATACGGTCAATCGATAAATTGGTTGCAATTCTGAACAGCCAGGTTGAAAATTTCCTGTTCATGTCGTAGCTGTCCAAATTTGTGTATGCTCTCAGAAAAGCTTCCTGCGCAACGTCCTGCGCTTCGTGGACATTCCCAAGCATGCGGTATGAAATCTGATACACTTTGTCCTTATAAAGATCAACCAGCTCCGCAAAAGCCTGCTGGTCACCCTTTTTCACTTCCATGATGATTTTTTTAACCACCGCATCCATGCTTATTACCTCCGCTCTCTTGCGGCTACCTTCTTTACGCATTACCGGCAAAAAGGTTTCACCTTAAATTACAATCTTTATTTTATCACCTGATTCCAGAAAAATCATACAATTCCTAAATAAGTATATGTTTGGAAAAGTGTATAACAGGGTATGCTACGTACAGGAAAGTCTATCCATACGACGGGAGGTCGAAAAACTTGGAACTTGAACAGAAGGATCTGCTGGAGGAAATTGAGTGGGCAAGGGAGAAAATGTATGACCTCTCTTCACAGCTTAACCGGACCTCACACGAAGTCGTGGCAATCAGTTCCTACCTGGACGCACTACTTAACAAATACCAAACCACGTATTACAAAATAGAGAACTAGAAGAGTTCATACGTTTAAACACCAGCCGCCCCTCCCCCGCGGCTGGTGTTTTTTCTTTTTGTTCAGGTTGAGGAATCCATCTTCATGGCGGTGGTTTTAACTTTGGGCAAATCAGGACACTTCACGCTTTTTCAGGGCCGGTTTGTCCTGACTTTGCGCGAGTCAGGACACTTTGCGCTTTTTAAGGATTGTTTTGTCCCAACTTCTCAAGAAGCTGATTCTATCGGCTTCCTGCTGAACCCTAAACCAGAAAACACAAAAAAATCCGGCTCATCAATAAGCCGAACTGCAATAAACATATGTATGGTGGAGCCTAGCGGGATCGAACCGCTGACCTCCTGCGTGCAAAGCAGGCGCTCTCCCAGCTGAGCTAAGGCCCCGACTGATTTTACTGCCTAAAAAAAATGGCAGGGCTAGCAGGATTCGAACCTGCGAATCACGGGATCAAAACCCGATGCCTTACCGCTTGGCTATAGCCCTATGCGTGTATGTAAATGGTGCTGGCCAGAGGACTTGAACCCCCAACCTACTGATTACAAGTCAGTTGCTCTACCAATTGAGCTAGGCCAGCATATTAAAACCGGTACCTGCAAAAAAGACAGAAAAAAATAATGGTGACCCGTACGGGATTCGAACCCGTGTTACCGCCGTGAAAGGGCGGTGTCTTAACCACTTGACCAACGGGCCTCCTGGAGCTTCCTAGCGGGCTTGAACCGCTGACCTCATCCTTACCATGGATGCGCTCTACCAACTGAGCTAAGGAAGCATGGCTCCACAGGTAGGACTCGAACCTACGACCGATCGGTTAACAGCCGATTGCTCTACCACTGAGCTACTGTGGAATAATACTGAATTGCCGTTAAGCGGCGAATGTCTTCGTCATCTGCAGTCGATCGGGCAGTCACGTACTGTTGTACGCTCCTTTCCTCTCTTCCTTGTTTCCTCGACCTTCTTGCTTTCCGGCAATTCAGGTCTTGAAAACGCGGCGAATCTCTTCGTCATCTGCAGTCGATCGGGCAGTCACGTACTGTTGTACGCTCCTTTCCTCTCTTCACTTCGGCTTTTTCAGGAGGATAAAAATGTCCGGATCACATGCCCAGCGGCGTCCTACTCTCACAGGGGGAGATCCCCCAACTACCATCGGCGCTGGAGAGCTTAACTTCCGTGTTCGGCATGGGAACGGGTGTGGCCTCTCCGCTGTCGCCACTAGACAATGTTATCTCAGACATTTGATATCATACTACAGATCCCGTTGATTTGGCAAGGGGTATGCAATAGTTTTTTACCAAAAATCATGCTTGTCCACTAACAGAAAGCTTCACCAGTTACGAGGCCCGTTTGGGTCAGTTAAGTGGGTAAATATTTATTTGGTTTTACAGTCAGGCTGAACCTGCCTTGAAGAGCGGTTATGTCTCACATACTTCATGTATTCCTGCGGTTTTACAAACCGTTTATACATGCGGAAAATAATCTGATACCGTTCTTCCATTGCCCGCTTGACGATTCCTTCGATTCGGGAATCGGTCAGATCAAGCAGAAGTTCTTCCAGTTCACGCTTAAGTAAGTACTCCATTTCCTGTGTTTCTTTTGCATTAAGCATCAATCCAAACATAGGTCACCTCGGCTTCCAGCATGTGCGTCATCTTATGACTGTTCTCGGTGGGTGTACTCGAACGCGATTGATATCGTGCTCCTTTACAAATTATTTTCCACTTCTTTACTTTTTATTCACAACGAATTTTCAGGCTTTTTCCCGGCCGGAAAAAGTTTGTCTCTCCTGTTCATAAATGCCCGTCCACGGAATACATATGAGGTAACAATGGACAAGGAGGGCTCCTGATGAATTTTTTCTGGGTATGGAGTGCCAAACGTTTAAAACGCTATACAATTGTTGTACTGGCTGCGCTGTTTACAGCCGGGATCCTTTATGTAGAACGGACACAGATTCCTGTTTTTTCAACTGGTGAAAAACCGGTCGCCATTTACAAGGTGGAGACGGAAGACAAGGACATAGCCCTGACCTTTAACATCAGCTGGGGAGAAGAGCGCGCGCTTCCGATTCTTGATGTGCTGAAAGAAAACAGCGTGGAGAACGCCACCTTCTTCCTTTCTGCTGCCTGGGCTGAGCGTCACCCTGAGATCGTGGAGCGGATCCTTGAGGACGGCCACGAAATCGGCAGTCATGGCTTCCGGCATGAGCACTATACAAAATGGGAAGATGATTCAATCAAAAAAGACATTCTCACCGCCCACGAGATCATTAAAAAAGTGAGCGACACGACACCGCAGTTTCTCCGTCCGCCTAACGGAAATTTCGACGAGCGAGTTCTGGAAATTGCCGAAAAACTCAACTATGATGTGGTGCACTGGAGCATTGACTCCCACGACTGGCTCAATCCTGGTGCTGATGAAATTATCGAGAATGTCGTGAGCAAAGCGTCACCGGGAGATATCGTTCTCTTCCACGCTTCCGACTCTGCCCAGCAGACAGCCGAAGCCCTGCCTGATATCCTGGATAAACTGAAATCAGACGGATTCACCTTCGTCTCTGTGTCAGAACTCATGACCGGTGCCGACACCACGACCGAGGAAATCCGCTAAAATGCAAAATGGGGACGGTTCCCGCGTAACATCTGTTACGCGGGAACCGTCCCCATTTCACATTCGACATTAATTCGGCTGTTCGTGGAGCCGGTGCAGCACGAGCAGCTGCCATGTGTTGGCTACAAGCAGCGGTACAATCGCCGTAAGCAGAAACGTCATATCGTTTTCCCTGAGAGCAGGGATCCACTCAATTGTAGTCACCACCACCATAAAGAACAGTGCCGGAATAAAGGCGGTGAAGTTCGTATCCTTCGCTTTCAGGTAGGCTACAATAACGGCGTAGACAAGAAGTAAAAACGGCAGTATTGCATAGTCCGTAATGGTCTCCTCAGCAGTACCGAATGCCCAGTAACGGAACAGCATCAAATCGAAAAGCGCAAACAGAATCAGGACGACCTGGATTCGGTTCCACAGCTTGGTGGATTTAAAGATCCCGAGCCCGAAGCGGTGAATTGTCAGGTACGCAAAGAAACCCATCTGTGCGATAATTGTCCAGATTCCCGCCCCGATAAAGAGCATGAATACGCCCCCCACCTGGCCGTTACGAAGATCCTGCATATGTGTATTAAAATCGAGCATGATGCCCATGAGTAAACCAGCTGTCGTTCCGATCAGAAACGTGCTCCAGAATAGAAAAACCACTTTTCTTGTATTCACAATCGTGCCTCCAGTATTCGTGTTAATGCCACCCTCCATTGTATCAGAACGCATAGTCCTGTATCCACTCTTTTTCCATCAATGAAGGAGCCATTTGTGGCAATTTAAGCAACTTATCCAGCCCGGCATAAACTCCCCCCTGTTGAGGCATATTAGGGACAAACGTATAAGAAAGGGGCTGGCACCGATGAGGCACGTCTTCACTAAGACAGCAGCCTTAAGCTTCGTTCTGGTCGGTTTACTCTTATTCACAGGCTGTGCAGCCGTGGAGGATCAGAGTCAGCCTGACTATGAAGACACGAAGAAAATGATGGTCGACATGCTTAAGACTGATGAAGGCAAGCAGGCAATTCAGGAAGTGCTCCAGGATGAAAAAGTAAGGGAATCCTTTGTGGTGGACCAGGTTTTTGTCAAGGACACGATTGAAAATACATTAACTACAGCACAGGGGAAAAACTTCTGGACTGAAATGAGCAAGGACGAGGAGTTCCGCAAGACGCTTGCAGAAAGCATGCAGGAGCGGAACGAGCAGGTTTTAAAAGGACTCATGAAGGATCCGGAGTATCAGGGCATGCTGATCAGCGTGATGCAGGATCCCGAAATGGAGGACGAGTACCTCGAACTTATGAAGAGCAAGGAGTACCGCAAGGAGGTCATGAACATCATGGCCGAGGCGTTTGAAAGTCCGTATTTTATCTCACGGCTTCAGGATATCATGAGCAAAGTCGCCGAAGAACAGATGGCAAAACAGGAAGAAGGCCAGGATGATGAATCCAGCCAGCAGGAAGAAGAGCCGTCATCCGCAGAGGAAGAAGAAAGCCAGATGGGGCAGGGCGGCGGAAGCGGCGGAAATTAATCCGTCCGCTGCCTGCTGTCCAGCAGGCAGGCCTGAAAAAATCCCGCAGACAACATGTCTGCGGGATTTCCTGTCTATTTACCGACTTTGTTAATTACTTTATCTGCAAGTTCCGAATAAATCTGTCCGATCTGGTGACTGTCATCGTAGACCGACGGCGCGAAATTTTCTTCATCGATATCCGGCTGGCCGAGCGGCACCTTCGCAAGAATTTCACTGTCCAGTACTTCTGCAAGCTTTTCTCCGCCTCCAGTGCCGAACACGTATTCCTTCTCGCCAGTGAGCTTACTTTCAAAGTACGCCATGTTCTCCACAATCCCGAGAATTTCATGCTCGGTTTTCAGGGCCATCGCACCGGCACGGGCAGCAACAAAGGCTGCTGTCGCGTGAGGGGTCGTCACGAGAATTTCCTTGCACTGTGGGATCATGGAATGTATATCGAGTGCCACGTCCCCTGTCCCCGGCGGGAGGTCAAGGACGAGATAATCAAGGTCGTCCCACTCGACTTCGTTAAAGAAGTTATTAAGCATTTTTCCGAGCATTGGACCACGCCAGATGATCGGGGAGTTGTCCTCCACGAAAAAGCCCATGGAAATGACCTGTACATCAAAGCGGTTCACGGGATAAATACGCTGGCCCACCACTTTCGGCCGTTCTTCAATTCCCATCATATCCGGGACACTGAACCCGTAAATATCGGCATCAATAATACCGACTTTTTTTCCTTTTTTCGCAAGCGACACAGCCAAATTCACACTCACGGTGGATTTACCGACCCCGCCTTTGCCGCTTGTTACGGCAATAAAGCTTGTTTTGCCGTTTTTCGCACGGTCAAGAATCGTTTCGCCTTCGTCTTCTTCCCCGGCACCACCGTGTTGGGCAATGACTTCTTCCGGCAGCTGTTCAAAGCGGAGTCCGACTGATTCGGCTCCTGCTCCCTTTACAGCGCTTACAACAGCCTGCTGAAGCTGCATCTGTTCCGCTGTGCCAGGCTGGGCAATCGCCAGCTTCAGGCTCACAAGGTTATCTTTTATCTTCAGTTCCTTAACTGATCCGAGTTCTGTCAGGCTCTTTCCCAAGTGGGGCTCCTGCACGCTTTTCAGCGCATCGAGTACTTGCTCTTCCGTAAGCATCTATAACACCGTCCTCTGCGTATTCGTATCTAAATGACTCCACCTCAAGTATAACACTGTGCCTGAGGGAAAAAAAGAATCCGCAAGCCTGCCGAAAAAAGAGAAAGAGGGCCATTACTGGCCCCCTCCCGGAATGGGATCTCCGTTTGCATAGCGTAAAATTCCTTCATACACCGAAGCCGCTACACTCTGCTGATAATCCTTCGTTTTCAGAAGCTGCGCTTCCGTCGGATTGGACAAAAATCCGACTTCGACGAGGGCGCCGGGAATTTTCGCCTGCTGAATCAGATAAACGCTGTTAATCGGCCGTGCATCTCTGTTTGTATTTTCAAGATTACGCATAATCTCAGCTTGAATCTGCATGGCCAGAACATCGCTTTTTTCGACCGCACGGTTATAAAAGGTCTGTGCCCCGCTCCACTTTGGCGTTGGAATCGCATTTAAATGAAGACTGATAAACAAGTCTGCGTTTGACCCGTTGATCAGTTCTACGCGCCGCTTTAAATCCTCCACCTTACGGGCCCGTATCCGTTTCGTCCCGTCCGCGGCAAGGTCATGATCCCCTTCCCGGGTCATGAGAACAAGCGCCCCTGCTTCCTGCAGATAATCGCGGAGAATAAAGGTGATTTCGAGCGCAATGTCTTTCTCCAGATCTCCTGCTCTGGATGATGCTCCCCCATCGATGCCTCCGTGACCTGGATCCAGGACAACAACCTTGCCGGACAAAGGCATGTTCAGCCCTGTTGAATCCTCACTCGTAAAAACAAATTGAACAAAAATAATAATACCGATTAAAGCCAGTACTCCTGCGGCCCAGATCCATCGTTTTCCCAAAGCCTCCCCCTCCTTGTCTCCACCAGTAATATATGGGACAAGAGCAGGTTTAAGAACCGTTTCGGGTCAGGCTGTCACAGGCCGACATCTCTAGTGCAGTTTCATTTTGTACCGCTTTACACCTTCATTAAAACCTTTTTCCCACCACCGGTGGACAAATGATTCGCTCAGCTGTCTGTAGCGCTCCTCGTCTTCCTCTGAGCCGTGGAGCCATGCCTGGAACTGTCCGGCTGACTGTTCAATGTATATATCAATTTCATCCATGCATCGGCTTTTTGCCATCTCTGCCGTTTCACCGAAATAGCCGAACCGCCCGTACTCGGAGCCGAGCAGAAAGGCGTCAATGCCGATGTCCACGGCAAAGTCCTCCAGATACATGTTGCTCACCCGGTCCATATAAATCGTCGTCATAAAATGCTGATGCACATCCTTGCGCATGTCAGTAATGGATAAACTGCGAAGCACCTTGCGTTCATAATTCCACTGTTTCTTTCGTCTTTTCTCACTGAATGATGTTATTAAATTCATGGCTCTCCGCCTCTTTTTTAGTCTTATTCTCTGCTCCCTCCTCTTTCTAACACCCGAAAAAACATCCCAGTTTCTCCAGATAAAATGCCGTTCACGAGCAAAAAGCCTCCGCTTATTCCTGAAAGCTGAAAAGCGGCTGGCTCCTGTTTTTTCCCAGCAAAAAAATGAGGCCGGGACAGAAGTGTTTTTTACAGACGAAAACCCGAACAATCGCAAGCCGGAGTAAATAACCGCTCCAGAAATATTCGCTGCTTTCCGCGGGAAGCGGCTGAGCCTCCGCGTGCTCAGCACTGCGGGGTCTCACCTGCGCTTTTCTTCCCGCAGGAGTCAGCAAATATTTCTTCCGCTTTATTACGATTTGTTCGGGTTCTCAACTTTACACTTCACTTATGTCCCAGCCTCATCATTTTTATCAGCCAGTCAAACACCTGCATCATAAATTATTCCGTTTTTTCTCATTTTGATATGCCTTCCAGTTCATCGCAATTCCGTACAGGCCCGTTGCGACTAGAAAGGCGCCTGCCCACCAGACAAGGTCAAGAAGCAGGATGCAGGAAATGACAAGAACAATGATCACAAGGATGTTTCGGATATACGTGTTCAAAGACCTTTCCTCCGGTTTCGTCTGTCTGGTTATAGTGTAGCGTAAAAGAACAGGGATGGTCTACTCGCTCAGCAGGCCTTCCCCTGTGAGAAACTCTCTCGCCACATCTTCCGCATTTTCATCGCCCACTTCGACCCGGTGGTTCATTTCCTGCATTTCCTCATCTGTGATCAGGCCTTCGAGCTGATTGAGAACAGGTTCGATTTCCGGATACTGTTCCAGCAAATCTCCCCTGACAAGTGGCGCGCCCTGGTAAGGCGGGAACAGCCCTTCATCGTCTTCCAGAACCGTCATGTCATATTCCTCAAAGTACCAGTCCGTTACGTAGGCATCCATCAGGTCAATGTCTCCTGACTGCAGGGCCTGGGGGCGAAGTCCTGCTTCCATCGTAACGACGTC is drawn from Alteribacter lacisalsi and contains these coding sequences:
- a CDS encoding P-loop NTPase, whose product is MLTEEQVLDALKSVQEPHLGKSLTELGSVKELKIKDNLVSLKLAIAQPGTAEQMQLQQAVVSAVKGAGAESVGLRFEQLPEEVIAQHGGAGEEDEGETILDRAKNGKTSFIAVTSGKGGVGKSTVSVNLAVSLAKKGKKVGIIDADIYGFSVPDMMGIEERPKVVGQRIYPVNRFDVQVISMGFFVEDNSPIIWRGPMLGKMLNNFFNEVEWDDLDYLVLDLPPGTGDVALDIHSMIPQCKEILVTTPHATAAFVAARAGAMALKTEHEILGIVENMAYFESKLTGEKEYVFGTGGGEKLAEVLDSEILAKVPLGQPDIDEENFAPSVYDDSHQIGQIYSELADKVINKVGK
- the cwlD gene encoding N-acetylmuramoyl-L-alanine amidase CwlD; this translates as MGKRWIWAAGVLALIGIIIFVQFVFTSEDSTGLNMPLSGKVVVLDPGHGGIDGGASSRAGDLEKDIALEITFILRDYLQEAGALVLMTREGDHDLAADGTKRIRARKVEDLKRRVELINGSNADLFISLHLNAIPTPKWSGAQTFYNRAVEKSDVLAMQIQAEIMRNLENTNRDARPINSVYLIQQAKIPGALVEVGFLSNPTEAQLLKTKDYQQSVAASVYEGILRYANGDPIPGGGQ
- a CDS encoding DUF2521 family protein, with the translated sequence MNLITSFSEKRRKKQWNYERKVLRSLSITDMRKDVHQHFMTTIYMDRVSNMYLEDFAVDIGIDAFLLGSEYGRFGYFGETAEMAKSRCMDEIDIYIEQSAGQFQAWLHGSEEDEERYRQLSESFVHRWWEKGFNEGVKRYKMKLH
- the gerD gene encoding spore germination lipoprotein GerD, translating into MRHVFTKTAALSFVLVGLLLFTGCAAVEDQSQPDYEDTKKMMVDMLKTDEGKQAIQEVLQDEKVRESFVVDQVFVKDTIENTLTTAQGKNFWTEMSKDEEFRKTLAESMQERNEQVLKGLMKDPEYQGMLISVMQDPEMEDEYLELMKSKEYRKEVMNIMAEAFESPYFISRLQDIMSKVAEEQMAKQEEGQDDESSQQEEEPSSAEEEESQMGQGGGSGGN